A stretch of DNA from Arthrobacter globiformis:
AGAACATCAGGAATGGTTTCAGCAGCAGCCCGGCCCCGCTCAAGAGCTTCAACGTAATGAGCGTTCTGCACGAGCAGGAGGAGCTCTCCCTTTGTCTTTGCGTAGAGGAACAGGGTTCCGGTGCCAATGTCGGCCTTATCGGCGATCTGTTGCGTTGTCACATCCTCGACGCCGTGTTCTGCGAACAGCTCGCTGGCTGCGGCAGTGATGCGGTCCAGCTTCTGCTGCTTGTTCCGCTCGCGCCGTCCGACCGGCTGGGGAGCGACAGACATGAATGGTTCCTCCAGGAATAAACTGATTGGACTCGATTATGAGCATAAACTCCCGGCAGTGCCCAAAGTCATTCGTACGAGATGCCCGTGTTCTTGTCGCGGGCGTGCCGATCAGTTGTCGAGGAAGTCGACGGCGGCGGGGGCGAACTTGGCGTGGTATTGGAAGATGCCGCCGTGGCCGGAGTCGGGGTAGATGATCAGTTCTGATCCTTTGATGCGGCGGTGCAGGTCCTCGGAGAGGACGGACGGCACCATGCGGTCGTTGTCGCCGTTGGCGATAAGCGTGGGCTGGGTGAGTTTCGATAGATCCGACGGGGCGGAGCGGCCGAACTTCTGGATTGCCTTCAATTGAGTCTGGAACGCCCTGGTGCTGATCAGCTTGTCGCGGTCGGCGGTGCGCTCCTGAAGGCGCTTGATGAACGCCTTCGCGGCGTGCCTGCCGGCGGTGTTGCGGTTAAAGAACAGGTACTCCTTCGGGTCCGACCGTGTCAGGGTTGCGCGGAGGAAGTCCCGGTAGGTGGTGCCGACGACCTTATCCATGTTCTTGCCTCCTCGTGGCCCAGTGCCTGCCAGGACGAGTTTGCGGACTAGGTCGGGGTGCTTGAGGACAAGGTCTTGGGCGATCATGCCGCCCATCGAGAAGGAGAAAATGTCGATCTTGTCGATGCCGAGCGCCGTGATGAAGGTGTAGGCGTCGTCTGCCATAGCCTCGATGCTGTCCGGAACCTGACCAGTGGACGTGCCGACACCGCGCTGGTCGAAGGTGATGACGTGGCGGTTCTTTGCGATGGGATCGATGATGCGAGGGTCCCAGTTGTCCAGCGTCGCGGCGAGGTGCACGAAGAACACCACGGGGATCCCGCCCTTGGGTCCCAGCTCGCGGTAGGCGTAGGTGACGCCACCGGTAGTGATCATGTGGGCCTTTGCGTTCGCGTATGAGGTGGCGACGGAGTCGTTCTGGGTGTCGGTGTTGTCCATTGCGGGTTTTCTCCTGGATGGTCTGTTGGGTGAATGGCCGACGGCGGGTCAGCCGGCGAGGGTGATCACGGCTTTCCCGCGGATTCCGCCCTTGGCAAGGGATTGCAGTGCATGCGGCGTGTCGCCGAAATCGAAGACCTTCCCCACGACTGGGCGCAGCACGCCGTGGTCCACCAGGGCACTGATCTGGCGCAGCTGGTCGCCACTGGCACGCATAAAGAGGAACTCATAGCCGACGCCGAGCTTCTTCGCCTGCTTTCGGATTTTGCTGCTGAGCGCCCTGGTGGCAAGGCGCAGCACGGGATTCAGTCCGGCGTTGCGCGCGAACGCCGGGTCCGGCGGGCCGGAGATCCCGATCGCCTTGCCACCGGGATTGAGGATGCGCAGTGACTTCTCGAGATTCTCCCCGCCGAGGCTGTCGAGCACGAGGTCGTACCCGGTGAGGAGCTGCTCGAAGTCCTGGGTGCGATAGTCGATGACCGTGTCCGCCCCGAGGTCGCGCACGAAGCCGGTATTTGGCCCGCTCACGGTGGTCGCAACAGACGCGCCGAGGTGCTTGGCGAGTTGGATCGCGATCGACCCGACCCCGCCGGCACCTGCGTGGATGAGAACTTTCTGCCCGCGCTGCACGTTGCCCTGCTCGACGAGGGCTTGCCATGCCGTAAGCGCAACGAGTGGCAGTGAGCCGGCCTCCTCCATGCTGGCCGATGCGGGTTTCAGCGCCAGATCTTCCTCGGCGACGGCGATGTGCTCGGCGAACGTGCCGATGCGGGCCGTCGCGGGGCGGGCGTAGACCTGGTCGCCGGGCTTAAACTCCCGCACTTTCGCCCCCACGCGGATCACGGTGCCGGCGACGTCGTGGCCAAGGACCAGTTGGAGCTTGTAGGGGAGGATCTGCCTGAACTCACCCAGTCGGATCTTCTCATCCAACTGGTTCAAGCCCGCCGCCTCTACGCGGACTAGAACATCTCGGTCCCCGACGATTGGCTCAGCGACCTCCGCTTCGCGCAGTGGCTCCCTGTACTTGGTGACGACGAACGCTCGCATGCCGTGATGCTCCTTCCGGGTGGGGTGTTGGCCGGTGGTTGCTGCTATTGGCGCAGTGATATTTCGCGGGCAATCCTGTCGCGCTTGTGCACGTTGTCCATACCGGCACTCTTGGAATGGGGGTCTGTATATTGACCCTAATCAATTATGATTATACTCAGATTTCTGGTCAAGGTGAACCTCTTCGGCCGACGTGCGGGTTTTGAGCAGGGTGATTGACTTCTCCGCTGCTCGAAGTTGCCCATGTCAGTTCGAGCCCGGTTCGTAGTGCCGTGGCCATGATTGAGTCAGGGGCACGGCACTGCCGTTTTCTAGGCTTTGTTCAGGGCAAGTTGTGGGTAGATAGCTCCGATGGGGGAGCTAAGTCCGGCCTTGAGCCGTACGGAGGTTTCGTCGGAACCCTCGTACTCGCCGGCTTCGACGGCGTCCATTACGGTGCGTACGAGATCGGCCGGGTCCATTTTGGGCCCGGCGGCCTGCGCAGCCATCGCGGTGTCGACATACTCGACGTGGACGCCCACCACATGGACCCTGGCGGGGGCGAGTTCCAGGCGCAACGAGTTGGTGGCCGACCAGAGGGCAGCCTTGGTGGCGCTGTAAATGCCACCAACGGCATACCAGCTCACTGCGGAGTGGAAGTCGATAATCACCGATTCATCATTCGCGGACAGGATCGGCGCGAAAGCGCGGGCGAGGAACAACGGGCCGAGGAAGTTCGTCTCGACATTGGTCCGGATTTCCGCATCGGTATGGGTGAGGATGCCCGCGCTGGCCACGGAGGCTCCGGCGTTGTTGATCAACACCGTGACGTCCCCGGCGGCCTCGACTGCTGCCTGGATGGAGGCATCGCCGCGATTGCGCGTGGCTATGGGGCGGCCGCGGTCACGGTCCGTCGTGTGGCCGATCTGGCAGCTGTTGAAGAGTGGCTGGCAGGGCCGCGCGATGTGCCGCTGGTCATTGATGCGCGCATTGCTTCCGACGGAGGGGCCTGGTGGCTGGCGGAAGCGTTCAAGGGTCACTGAATCCGACCCATCGTCTCCTATGTGCACCTTGCCGAGAGTTGGGCGACATGGGCGGGTTGGAGGGGGCGCGTCGCGCGGCCTTGGAGGAGAAAGAACAGTCGTGCTGTTTCTTCCACTTCCTCAACAGCGTCCGCAGCTTGCGGCAGGGAAGGCGCGGAAACGATCGGCCCGTGGTTCGCCAGCAGCAGGGCCCGGCTCGATGCTGCGGCTTTTTGGGCAGCCTCGGCCAAACCTTGGTCTCCGGGTGCGAAGTATGGCAACCGGACCAGCCGTCCGACCCTCATGACAAAGTAGGCCGTCAAGGGTGGCAGAACGTCATCGTCGTCCACGTCATCCAGGCACGAAAGGGCGGTGGCGTAGGTGGAATGCAGACGGACTGCGGCATGATCCTGCGGTCTCGCCCGATACATGGCCAAGTGCAGGAACGCCTCTTTGGACGGGCGGGCTCCGGCCAGGTGTTCGCCGGTGTCGGAGACCATGGCCAGATCGTCTGTCCTGAGTTCGCCCAGGGAGGCGTTGGTGGGGGTGACCAGCATTCCGGCTCCCACACGCAGGCTGAGGTTTCCGGATGTTCCCCTGGTTAGTCCTCTTTGGTGCAGGGACCTGGCCAGTCGAACGAGTTCGTCGCGGCTGTCCGTGTCGGTCACCGGTTGTGTTCCCAGGCGTCTAGGAAGAGTCCCGGCTTTCCGAGGTTCCCGGATTTGAGCAGGATGGACAGTCCGGGGTTAGTTTCCGTTTTCAGCCATGGCACTCCAGGAGAGACTTCCCTGCCGACATGGGCTGTGGTGATGCCGAGCCTGCGGACAATAGCGCCGGAGGTTTCTCCGCCGGCGACGATAAGTTGTCGGCAGCCCAGGGCAACGAGCCCTTCGGCGATCGCGGAGAGGCTGTCTTCGGTTATCTCCGCGGCGCGGGCCTGACCAAGTTGCTTTTGCGCTCTCGAGACTTCCTCTGGAGAGGCGGTGGAATGGATAAGGACGGGGCCGTTGGCAAGATTTTCGCGCGCGAACAGCAGCGCTTCGCCGACGACGTCGTGGCCTTCTGCAATTGCGACGGGGTCGACCAGGAAGCAGGGGCGGGACTGGCGGAATGTGTCGATCTGGACGTTCGTCATCTCCGAGCAGCTGCCGGCGACGACCGCGGCCGGGCCCGCTGGCCTGGTAGCGCCCGCCGGTTCTGGTTGGACCTGGAACCCGCGGGCAGCCGCCAGCCCTCCGACCAGTCCTGATCCGCCGGTGATAAGGGGGTGATCGATCACTGCAGCGCCCAGCGTAGCCAGGTGGCGGTCACTAAGGGTGTCGACGACGGCGTACTCCCTACCTTGGCCACTCAGGGTCTGGAACTGGGATTGAACTGCGGGAGCACCGGATTCTATGACGCTATAGCTGACGTGGCCCACGTAGTTTTTGGTTTGGGCCTGGAGCAGCCGGGGCACGCGCGAATCGGTCATCGGGGTCAGCGGATGGTTGCGCATGGATGATTCCTGCAGGAGGCTCGGCCCTGCGAAGAGCACACCGTTGTACACGGTCCGCCGCAGTGCCGGGGTTGCGGGAGCGACGACTGTGATCTGGCCGGCAGGGACAAACTCGTTGCGGAGGGCGTCGGCCACCGGACCGATGTTGCCTTCCGGGGTTGAATCGAACGTGGAGCAGTATTTGAAGTAGAGCTGCTGAACGCCTCGGGATTTGAGGGCGCGTGCCGCCGCCAGAGACTCTACTACAGCCTCGGCGGCGGGCACGCTGCGGGTCTTCAGGGAAACGACTATGCAGTCAACGTCGTGCAGCTGCACCGACGGATCGGGGATGCCGAAAGTCTGCACTACCCGCATCCCGGCGCCCACCAAAGTGCCGGCGACGTCGGAGGCTCCGGTGAAGTCGTCGGCGATAACTCCCAGCCATGGGACATTCGCTGTCATTTCAGTGTTTGACATAGTCGGATCCTTCTCGGGTAATGACGTTATTTATGAGTCTTTGGAAGGGAAAACAGTGCTGAGCTGGGTCATCCCGGAGTCGGGGGAAGTAAGGACGATGGGCCCTCCGGGCTGGTCCTGGGTGTGTCCAATGACGCGGGCCATGGACGCTTGGGCGAGCACAACGACATCGCACTCCGCAGTCAACTCAGAGAATGCTGCGAGCACGAAACCGTCATGCATGGCGCGGTCACCTGCGCGCAAGGCGTTGAAGGCGCCGTCGACTATTTTGGCGGTGATGATGGGCGTTTTGTTCCGTCTTTTGGCTGAATCCTGGACGAGCCTGGTGGTGGGTCCAAGAGTCGCAGGCAGGGTCGCGAGCACCCCGATCCTGTCGCCGGTTAGTACGGCGAGCTCAGCCATAGGAGTGTCGATGCGCAGGACAGGGATGGAGACAAAGTCCTGGACGGCGGTTGCGGCTTCGCCGATGGAGGAGCAGCTCACCAACAATGCCTGGGCACCTGATTCCTCGGCGTAGCGGGCATAATTGACCAGCCGTCGTCGAACATGTCCTGGCGTTGTTCCCTTGGCAATGGTGTCGTGGAGCAATGACTCATCCACGAAGTGCATGACGCGGAGGCCGGGAACCGTGCCCGCGGCCAGGGTTTCCATGTCCGCTACCAGGCCGGGGACCGTGTGCAGCATTGCAAGCACCGGAGTGTTGATCATGTCCTGGGCTGCCACGGCAAGGGGATCGATTGTCTTCCAGGATGAGTTCATGATCTTCTTTCTGTCGTTTGTGCCGAGCCAGTGAAGCCAGCGTACGAGACAAGAAGATGTCGATTAAGGGCGCATCAGACAATGCATTCTTTCCATCAACGAAATAAGTAGGAGCCGGACTCCAGGTTGACCCAGCGAACCCCTAAACCTCTGACGTCGCTAAGACCCTAGCCTCGCCGCGAGGCCCTGGCGCAGGTGCTCAATGGCCGCGGTGATCCGGCGGGGTGTCCTGGCCGTCGCGGGGTAGAGAGCATAAATGTCGGCGCTGGGCGTCTCGACGTCCGGGAGGACCTGCTGAAGTACTCCCCGCTGGATCAGCGGGTCGACGTGCCACGTGGAGCGCATGATCAAGCCGAGGCCCTGGACGCACCAGTCGGTCACCACATCCCCGTCGTCGCTGATCATGCTGCCCTTGACGTCGACGTATTCATGCCCCTTCTCGCCAAGGCGCCACAGTGAGTAGTCGGCGTTGTTTTCACGCAGGACGATGCAGTTGTGCCGTTCCAGGTCCCTAATGGTCCTCAGCGGCGGGGCGCTGTCGATGTAGCTGGGCGCCGCGCACACGATCCTTCGGTTCCGCGCCAGGAGTTTTGCCTTGAGCCTGGAGTCCGACAATGCTCCGACCCGGATGGCGATGTCGAAACTCGTACCCGAGATGTTCAAGGGCAGCGGTGAGAGCTCCAGGTCTATCTGCATCAACGGGTGCTGCCGGACGAACTCCCCCAGCAGCGGCGCAATGTGCTTACGGCCGATCCCTAGGCTCGAATGCACACTAATGCGCCCCTTGAGCTCACCATGCTGCATGGACAGTGTGTCTTCGAGATCAGTTTTCTGCTGCAGGATGGACAAGGCGCCTGTCGCATAGCGCTGCCCCTCTTCGGTGAGGGTCAGGCGACGGGTGCTGCGCCGGACCAGCGGCACCCCTAGCCGCGTCTCAAGCGCGGCAAGGCGTTTGCTCACCGCCGACACCGACTTTCCCCAGTTCCTGGCCGCTTCAGTAAGGCTGTGGGAACGGGAAATCTGTTCAAAGAACTCCAAATCATCGATCGATGTAAGGTCCATCTCCTGCTTCTTTCGTTTTTGGAAACAATGCATTGTCTCACGGGCCCTTAATCAGCAGTTTCTTGTGTCTACGCTGAAATCACTGGAAACACAGCCGACGGTAGTGCCCTTCAGGGGCAGACCCGGGATCGGGGCAACGGCGTGCAATAAGGGAAAGCAAAGGTAAAAGGATGACTGCACTCGAAACCGACGTCGTAATTGTCGGAGTTGGCTCGGTAGGAAGCATGGCGAGCTGGCAGCTCGCCTCCCGGGGTCAGCGGGTCATTGGAGTAGACAGGTTTTCGATCCCCGGCCCTTCTCTGCCTATGCCGGCGAATCACGCCTTTTCCGCAAGGTATACGCGGAAGGCGGGCATTACACACCCCTTCTGCAGAGGTCACAGGACCTGTGGCGTGATCTGGAGAAAATCAGCGGAACCCGGCTGCTCAACACGACGGGCGCTGTCACGATATACGACGAGCACAATCCGCGGTTGGCATCGCTCCTTGCAGCCGGGAAAGACAATGGCCTTGACTACGAGTTACTCCGGGGCGACCAGGCCAGGGCAAAGTATCCCGCACATGTGATCAGGGACACAGAAGTCACAATCTTTGATCCAGAGGGAGGCTACCTCAATTCAGAGAAGGCCGTGACCGCCGCGCTCGTGGAGGCTACACGGCTTGGTGCCAAGTTCCTGGGAAACCGGAAACCGGAAAGCGCACAGCGTTGAGCCGTACGGTGACCGGTACATCGTCCGGACCGATCAAGAAGAAATCATCGCCTCCCGAGTGATCGTCTCGCCGGGCACCGGTGCGGGAGCAGTTTACAAGGAACTTGGGGTTCACCTTTCAGTCCTGCCGCAGATCCTGACATGGTCCCCGCTGTGTACCCATCAGTATTCAGCAGGGAAGACATGCCGGTCTTCCTCAGGAGGGCGGAGGAAGACGGACGGCCGGACAAAGCCCAGCTCTACGGGTTCCCGAGCGCTGACGGTTGGACGGTGAAAGTAGTCGGGAGCGTATATCTGGACGAGGTTGAGTCCATGGAGAAGCCTCCTACTTGGGATCCTAAGCATTTGGACAGCATCCGGGCATGGGTCCGCGAATTCATTCCGGAACTGATTCCGGAGCCGGTACGGGTTGCTGTCTGTGCGGACGGTCATTTACCTGACGCGACCGGGCTGTTGGGGACGGTTCCCGGAATGGAAGGCATCATTGTGGCGACCGGATTCTCCGGTCACGGCTTCAAGACTACAAGCCCTACGAGCAGATCCTTCAGAGTGCCTTTGACCGCGCATGCAAGCGGTTTGGCATTGGGTCGACCCCCGGTGCGGGCGGAGCTCGCTGAGGCTGTACGCAACGCCGTTGCCCACGAGGACGTGCCGGCTGCGCTGAAGCTCCAGGGCGACAACTACAAGCTGGTGGCTCTGTCCAACGCGGACGACAGCTTCCTGGACATCAGCATTCCCAAGCTCGGTGCAGAGTGGCACGCCGTGTTTACCGCCGAGCAGGCCGGCGCCTACAAGCCGCGCCTGCAGGCGTTTGAGTACATGCTGGACACCCTGAACGCAAAGCCTGAGGACTTCCTGCATGTCTCCTCGCACCCACTGTACGACCACATCCCGATGTACAACCTGGGTTTCCGGGACCTTGTCATGCTGGACCGTGGCGCTGAACCCTTCGCCGAGGGCTACAACATCTTCACTGTTAAGTCCCTGGACGAGCTGAACAAGCACCTCGGTCTCTAAGGTGACATTTTCCACTCCCAAGAAGCCTGCCAGCAATTGCTGGCAGGCTTCTTGAATTATCCGGAATTCCGCCTGGTTTCCTGCATCCTGTCCGTTCCCCAACGAAAGCCGCAGACGGCGAAATGCCGATTCGGCAGTTCCGACGTCGGCACGGGGCCTTTCCTCCTTGGCGGCTGTTGGCGGCTGTTCTGCTTCTTGATGGTGGGTGCGGGGGGGAGGGGGCATGACGTGTGGGATTTTTACCGTGATGTCCGGAAGCGAGTCACTGCTGCCTGCTAGTCTTCATGTCCGTTCATTGCCGGCCTGTTGGATGACTGCATGACCGAATGAGTCGCCCGCCGGCATGGGCTCTCTTAGCCACGCGAGGAGATATTCGGTTGGTCCTTCCTGAGAGCGAGTTTTCAAAGAAAAGTTGTTGACAATCTACACTCCGGCATTTAGATTCATAGTGAATCAAAATTATCGGCAGCTCGGTCACAACGGATAGCAGACGCTGACAAACGACCGAGCTTCTTCTGACTCCTCACGAAACACCCTCAACGACGGGACCAACCATGGCTACAACCAACGTCCGGCCGAAGTACATCTCTTTTGATATCTACGGCACACTGATCAACTTCGATATTGACCCGACCACGCGTCGCCTGCTGGATGGCCGCATCTCTGATGAGCAGTGGCCTGCCTTCAAGAAGCAGTTCCGCGGGTATCGGTTCGACGAGGTCCTTGGCGACTACAAGCCCTACGAGCAAATCCTTCAGGATTCCTTTGACCGCGTGTGCAAGTACTGGGGCATCGGGCCGACCGAGGGTGCCGGAGCAGCGTTCGCTGAGGCGGTACGCGGCTGGGTTGCCCACGAGGACGTGCCGGCTCCGCTGAAACTCATGGGCGACAACTACAAACTCGTGGCTCTGTCCAACGCGGACACGAGCTTCCTGGACATCAGCATTCCCAAGCTCGGCGCAGATTTCCACGCCGTGTTGACCGCTGAGCAGGCCCAGGCCTACAAGCCCCGCTACCAGGCGTTCGAGTACATGCTGGACACCTTGAACGCCAAGCCGGAGGACTTCCTGCACGTCGCCTCGCACACACGCTACGACATGCATCCGATGCACGACATGGGCTTCCGGAACCTCGTTGTGTTGGACCGTGGCTATGACCCCATCACCGAGGGCTACGACTACACCACCGTTAAGTCTCTGGACGAGATCAACAAGCACCTCGGTCTCTAACCGTTCCTGATGCAAAGCGTCTTCGAAATATGAAATGGTTCTCAAAGACTGATGGCAAACTTGCCGTTACCGGGTTCGAAGCCGCGTCTCCCGCCCACGGCCGTAGTGCCGTGGGCGGGTCACCCACCTGTTGCACATGCTCTTCCGCGGCAACCCCGGCTCCTACTCCATCCTTGAACGCTCCCGGCCTGCGAACCGGCCGTGCAGTCACTGCGGCGGTCCGCCGTCGACGCCTTCCCGGACCTCTACACCAAGGACAGCCACCCCCCCTCCTCGGCCGGCTCGCCGAAGGCGGCGGAATCTACTGTGCCACCGGGTTCTCCGGCGCCGGCTTCAAAAACGCCACCGGATTCGGCGAAACTGCCGCCCACGAAGCCCTCGACAAACAAACCGCCTAGGGTCTGGACCTCGTCCGGCCCGAGCGTTTCAGTTCACGCCAGCCGGCCTCCTGATTTTTCCTTCGACTATTGAAAGGGTGAGATGAGTCCCTCATTTGATCCCAGCGCGGTTGATACCGGCCTGGCCCGGACCATCAGCGCCAGCCGCGGCCAGGTAGCCCAGCGTGCCAGTAGCGTCTCTGCGTTCATCGATGCCGTCGCATCGGAGAGTGGACTCCTGGCAGCGCAGCCCCAGCTCGCTGACCAGACTGTCTTGGAGCTCCTTGCGCAGTCCTACGGCCTGAAGGGGACGCTAGTCCGGATTCCCACCGAGAAGGATGAAACTTTCCGCCTCCGAAACGGAGAAGATACCTATCTTGTGAAAGTGTCCTCGCCGGATGAGGATCCGGCGATCGTTCAGCTTCAGACGGCATGCATGGAGCATGTGGCACGGACTGCACCTGAACTTCCGGTCCAGCGTCTTGTCAGGAGCCTTTCCGGAGCTCCGCAAGTCCTCATCCCGGTACCTGTTGGACCTTTTGATCGCGTGCTTCGGGTGATGCGCTTCATACCTGGAAATTTGCTGGCCAACCAAACGCCGTCGGCTAGTCGGCTTCAGTTGGTGGGCTCAAGCCTTGCCCGCCTGGGCCTTGCGTTGCAGGACTTCGATCATCCTCGTGCCGATCGTTTGCTCCTTTGGGATCTCAAGCACTTTCACCGGATGCGGCCCCTGCTTGCCTATGTCGAAGAGAAGCAGAAACGCCTTCTGGCTGAAGAAATTTTCGATCAGTTCGACGAGAAAGTGGTGCCGCTTCTGGACACCCTTACCTCTCAGGTGGTGCACGGGGATTTCAGTCCGTTCAATGTCATTGTTAACCCGGACAGGCCGGACTACGTGACCGGGATTATCGACTTCGGCGACGTCGTGCGGACTCCCGTGATCTTCGACATCAGCGTCACCATGGCCAACCTTCTGGGAGCAGACCCGGCCAGTCCATGGGAGCACGCGCTTCAGGTCGTGGATGGCTATTGGAGTATCCGTCCGCTGCCCGACCAGGAGTTCGAGGCCCTGATCGTCTCAGCCCAGGCCCGCCTCCTCCTGCGAGCCCTGATAACGCAGTGGCGGGCAAGCCAATTGCCTCAGAGACGCGATTATCTCCTCTCCCACTCGAAGCCGGACTGGCACCGGCTCGCCTCCGCAGCTGCGGCCCCTGCACCAAAACTGCCTTCCGCACCCTGAACCAGACGCACTACCCGTCAAGGAGAAATTATGAGCACTACACCCCTAACCATCCGCAAGTCGTCCAGAGCCATGATCAATGGTTTTGATCCCAACCGCCTCGGTGAGCTCCCGGATCAGATGCAGAAGAACATTCGACGCCGGGACCAGAGCCTCGGGCCCGGATACCGGCTGTTCTACGACACCCCCCTGGAAATCGTCCGCGGCAAGGGCGTCACCTTGTTTGACCGGGAAGGAAATGACTATCTCGACGTTTACAACAACGTCCCCTCTGTCGGTCACGCCCACCCGCGTGTCATAGCGGCTGTCCACGAACAGATGCAGACCCTGAACACCAACACCCGTTATGTTCAGGAATCCATCCTCGATTATTCGGAGCAGCTTCTTTCCACGTTCCCCGCCGAGCTTGGCCATGTCATGTTCACGTGCACCGGGTCCGAAGCAAATGACCTCGCCATGCGCGTCGCAAAATACGCAACCGGAAACCAGGGCATCATCGTCACCTCCGGCGCGTACCACGGTTTAACAACAGAAGTAGCGTCCTTCTCGCCGTCCTTGGGCGCGGGTGTGCCCCTGGGTGCGAACGTGCGGGTCATCGACGCGCCGGACGCCCTGCGGTACTCATCGGATCAAGGGTCGCTGGAGGATCACCTGCGGAACCAGGTGCGTGCCGCCATCGCCGACCTTCACCGGCACGGCATCGGAGTGGCGGCCTTTATCGCCGACAGCATCTTCTCCTCCGACGGTGTCTTCGCCGGCCCGGCAGGCTTCCTGCGTCCCATCGTTGAGGAAATCCATGCTGTGGGCGGCCTTTACATCGCCGATGAAGTCCAGCCGGGCTTCGGCCGTACCGGTGAGGAATGGTGGGGCTTCCAGCGTCACGGGATCGTTCCGGACATCGTGACCATAGGCAAACCCATGGGCAACGGGATCCCGGTGGCGGCAGCCATCTTCAAGCCCGAATTGCTTGTGGAGTTCGGGAAGAACATCCGCTACTTCAACACCTTCGGCGGGAATTCAGTAGCTATCGCGGCGGCTCAGGCCGTCCTGGATGTTATCCGTGAGGAATCACTCATAGAAAATGCCCGAAAGGTCGGCGAAAAAATCCTCACCGGGCTGAAGGACCTCACTCAGGACCTGGACCAGGTTGCAGAAGTCCGCGGAAGCGG
This window harbors:
- a CDS encoding alpha/beta fold hydrolase — encoded protein: MDNTDTQNDSVATSYANAKAHMITTGGVTYAYRELGPKGGIPVVFFVHLAATLDNWDPRIIDPIAKNRHVITFDQRGVGTSTGQVPDSIEAMADDAYTFITALGIDKIDIFSFSMGGMIAQDLVLKHPDLVRKLVLAGTGPRGGKNMDKVVGTTYRDFLRATLTRSDPKEYLFFNRNTAGRHAAKAFIKRLQERTADRDKLISTRAFQTQLKAIQKFGRSAPSDLSKLTQPTLIANGDNDRMVPSVLSEDLHRRIKGSELIIYPDSGHGGIFQYHAKFAPAAVDFLDN
- a CDS encoding NADP-dependent oxidoreductase; translation: MRAFVVTKYREPLREAEVAEPIVGDRDVLVRVEAAGLNQLDEKIRLGEFRQILPYKLQLVLGHDVAGTVIRVGAKVREFKPGDQVYARPATARIGTFAEHIAVAEEDLALKPASASMEEAGSLPLVALTAWQALVEQGNVQRGQKVLIHAGAGGVGSIAIQLAKHLGASVATTVSGPNTGFVRDLGADTVIDYRTQDFEQLLTGYDLVLDSLGGENLEKSLRILNPGGKAIGISGPPDPAFARNAGLNPVLRLATRALSSKIRKQAKKLGVGYEFLFMRASGDQLRQISALVDHGVLRPVVGKVFDFGDTPHALQSLAKGGIRGKAVITLAG
- a CDS encoding SDR family NAD(P)-dependent oxidoreductase, whose protein sequence is MLINNAGASVASAGILTHTDAEIRTNVETNFLGPLFLARAFAPILSANDESVIIDFHSAVSWYAVGGIYSATKAALWSATNSLRLELAPARVHVVGVHVEYVDTAMAAQAAGPKMDPADLVRTVMDAVEAGEYEGSDETSVRLKAGLSSPIGAIYPQLALNKA
- the otnC gene encoding 3-oxo-tetronate 4-phosphate decarboxylase, producing MTDTDSRDELVRLARSLHQRGLTRGTSGNLSLRVGAGMLVTPTNASLGELRTDDLAMVSDTGEHLAGARPSKEAFLHLAMYRARPQDHAAVRLHSTYATALSCLDDVDDDDVLPPLTAYFVMRVGRLVRLPYFAPGDQGLAEAAQKAAASSRALLLANHGPIVSAPSLPQAADAVEEVEETARLFFLLQGRATRPLQPAHVAQLSARCT
- the otnK gene encoding 3-oxo-tetronate kinase → MSNTEMTANVPWLGVIADDFTGASDVAGTLVGAGMRVVQTFGIPDPSVQLHDVDCIVVSLKTRSVPAAEAVVESLAAARALKSRGVQQLYFKYCSTFDSTPEGNIGPVADALRNEFVPAGQITVVAPATPALRRTVYNGVLFAGPSLLQESSMRNHPLTPMTDSRVPRLLQAQTKNYVGHVSYSVIESGAPAVQSQFQTLSGQGREYAVVDTLSDRHLATLGAAVIDHPLITGGSGLVGGLAAARGFQVQPEPAGATRPAGPAAVVAGSCSEMTNVQIDTFRQSRPCFLVDPVAIAEGHDVVGEALLFARENLANGPVLIHSTASPEEVSRAQKQLGQARAAEITEDSLSAIAEGLVALGCRQLIVAGGETSGAIVRRLGITTAHVGREVSPGVPWLKTETNPGLSILLKSGNLGKPGLFLDAWEHNR
- a CDS encoding aspartate/glutamate racemase family protein, which produces MNSSWKTIDPLAVAAQDMINTPVLAMLHTVPGLVADMETLAAGTVPGLRVMHFVDESLLHDTIAKGTTPGHVRRRLVNYARYAEESGAQALLVSCSSIGEAATAVQDFVSIPVLRIDTPMAELAVLTGDRIGVLATLPATLGPTTRLVQDSAKRRNKTPIITAKIVDGAFNALRAGDRAMHDGFVLAAFSELTAECDVVVLAQASMARVIGHTQDQPGGPIVLTSPDSGMTQLSTVFPSKDS
- a CDS encoding LysR family transcriptional regulator, producing the protein MDLTSIDDLEFFEQISRSHSLTEAARNWGKSVSAVSKRLAALETRLGVPLVRRSTRRLTLTEEGQRYATGALSILQQKTDLEDTLSMQHGELKGRISVHSSLGIGRKHIAPLLGEFVRQHPLMQIDLELSPLPLNISGTSFDIAIRVGALSDSRLKAKLLARNRRIVCAAPSYIDSAPPLRTIRDLERHNCIVLRENNADYSLWRLGEKGHEYVDVKGSMISDDGDVVTDWCVQGLGLIMRSTWHVDPLIQRGVLQQVLPDVETPSADIYALYPATARTPRRITAAIEHLRQGLAARLGS
- a CDS encoding FAD-dependent oxidoreductase, producing the protein MAARLPGSAGHWSRQVFDPRPFSAYAGESRLFRKVYAEGGHYTPLLQRSQDLWRDLEKISGTRLLNTTGAVTIYDEHNPRLASLLAAGKDNGLDYELLRGDQARAKYPAHVIRDTEVTIFDPEGGYLNSEKAVTAALVEATRLGAKFLGNRKPESAQR
- a CDS encoding haloacid dehalogenase type II, producing MATTNVRPKYISFDIYGTLINFDIDPTTRRLLDGRISDEQWPAFKKQFRGYRFDEVLGDYKPYEQILQDSFDRVCKYWGIGPTEGAGAAFAEAVRGWVAHEDVPAPLKLMGDNYKLVALSNADTSFLDISIPKLGADFHAVLTAEQAQAYKPRYQAFEYMLDTLNAKPEDFLHVASHTRYDMHPMHDMGFRNLVVLDRGYDPITEGYDYTTVKSLDEINKHLGL